A genomic region of Gossypium hirsutum isolate 1008001.06 chromosome D01, Gossypium_hirsutum_v2.1, whole genome shotgun sequence contains the following coding sequences:
- the LOC107920912 gene encoding protein MIZU-KUSSEI 1, with the protein MPPIHSSPYFQMDNPAILSLLRPTPGEKHRKSTSSSGGLLRMFKLFPMLTSGCKMVALLGRPRKPMLKDSATTGTIFGYRKGRVCLAIQDDPYSVPIFVIELPMLTSLLQKEMASDIVRIALESETKTHKKKVLEEFVWAVFCNGRKMGYSIRRKQLSDDEFHVMQLLRGVSMGAGVLPSPNDKETVTADGELTYMRARFERVVGSKDSEAFYMINPDGAASGPELSIFFVRSN; encoded by the coding sequence ATGCCACCCATTCACTCCAGTCCATATTTCCAAATGGATAATCCGGCAATACTGTCTTTGCTCCGGCCAACTCCCGGCGAAAAGCACCGGAAATCCACCAGTAGTAGTGGCGGTCTCTTGCGTATGTTCAAGCTTTTCCCCATGCTAACCTCCGGGTGCAAGATGGTAGCACTATTGGGTCGACCCCGGAAGCCAATGCTTAAAGATAGTGCTACAACGGGTACAATTTTCGGGTATCGTAAAGGCCGAGTTTGCTTAGCCATACAAGACGATCCCTACAGCGTGCCCATATTCGTGATTGAACTACCAATGCTAACCAGCTTACTTCAAAAGGAAATGGCGTCTGATATTGTGAGAATAGCTTTGGAGAGTGAAACCAAGACGCATAAGAAGAAAGTGTTGGAGGAGTTCGTGTGGGCAGTGTTCTGCAATGGCAGAAAGATGGGTTATTCTATTAGAAGGAAACAATTGTCGGATGACGAGTTTCATGTCATGCAGCTTTTGCGAGGGGTTTCGATGGGTGCTGGGGTGCTTCCTAGCCCAAACGACAAGGAAACAGTGACGGCCGATGGGGAACTGACGTATATGAGAGCTAGATTTGAGAGAGTGGTTGGATCAAAGGACTCGGAAGCTTTCTATATGATCAATCCAGATGGTGCAGCATCTGGTCCTGAACTAAGTATTTTCTTTGTAAGATCTAATTAG